The Neovison vison isolate M4711 chromosome 10, ASM_NN_V1, whole genome shotgun sequence genome has a segment encoding these proteins:
- the GPR52 gene encoding G-protein coupled receptor 52 — protein sequence MNESRWTEWSILNMSSGIVNVSERHSCPLGFGYYSAVDVCIFETVVIVLLTFLIIAGNLTVIFVFHCAPLLHHYTTSYFIQTMAYADLFVGVSCLVPTLSLLHYSTGIHESLTCQVFGYIISVLKSVSMACLACISVDRYLAITKPLSYNQLVTPCRLRICIILIWIYSCLIFLPSFFGWGKPGYHGDIFEWCATSWLTSAYFTGFIVCLLYAPAAFVVCFTYFHIFKICRQHTKEINDRRARFPSHEVDASGETGHSPDRRYAMVLFRITSVFYMLWLPYIIYFLLESSRVLDNPTLSFLTTWLAISNSFCNCVIYSLSNSVFRLGLRRLSETMCTSCMCVKDREARDPKPRKRANSCSI from the coding sequence ATGAACGAATCCAGGTGGACTGAATGGAGCATCTTGAACATGAGCAGTGGCATTGTGAATGTGTCTGAACGTCACTCCTGCCCACTTGGATTTGGCTACTACAGTGCAGTGGATGTGTGCATCTTTGAGACTGTTGTTATTGTCTTGCTGACATTTCTAATCATTGCCGGGAATTTAACAGTCATCTTTGTCTTTCACTGTGCTCCACTCCTGCACCATTATACCACCAGCTACTTTATTCAGACGATGGCATATGCTGATCTTTTCGTTGGAGTGAGCTGCTTGGTTCCTACTCTCTCACTTCTCCACTACTCCACAGGTATCCATGAGTCACTGACCTGCCAGGTTTTCGGATATATCATCTCCGTTCTAAAGAGTGTTTCTATGGCATGTCTTGCTTGCATAAGTGTGGACCGCTATCTGGCAATAACCAAGCCTCTTTCCTACAATCAACTGGTCACCCCCTGtcgcctgagaatttgcattattttaatcTGGATCTACTCTTGCCTAATTTTCTTGCCTTCCTTTTTTGGCTGGGGGAAACCAGGGTACCATGGTGACATCTTTGAATGGTGTGCCACCTCTTGGCTCACCAGTGCCTATTTTACTGGCtttattgtttgtttactttATGCTCCTGCTGCCTTTGTTGTCTGCTTCACTtacttccatatttttaaaatttgccggCAGCACACCAAAGAGATAAATGACCGGAGGGCCCGATTTCCCAGCCATGAGGTGGATGCCTCTGGAGAGACTGGACATAGCCCCGACCGTCGTTACGCCATGGTTTTGTTTCGGATAACCAGTGTGTTTTACATGCTGTGGCTCCCTTATATAATTTACTTTCTTCTAGAAAGCTCCCGGGTCTTGGACAATCCAACGCTGTCCTTCCTAACAACCTGGCTTGCTATAAGTAATAGTTTTTGTAACTGTGTGATCTATAGCCTTTCCAACAGTGTTTTCCGGCTAGGCCTCCGAAGACTGTCCGAGACAATGTGCACATCTTGTATGTGTGTGAAGGATCGGGAAGCTCGAGACCCCAAACCTAGGAAACGGGCTAATTCCTGCTCCATTTGA